The genomic stretch ACACAAgacataaacaattaaaaacttaaGAACAAAAACTGATCACTCCACACATAACGTAGATAATCCTAAGCCGTGCAGGAATACGGAATAATCTTccaataattgaattttatccAAGTAAAAAGCCTCTTGATACACGAACGTAAAGCAGGGATTATCATGTATCGGATCTGTATAACGGGTACGATAAAAATGCTACTTTTGTCAGCATAGACGAGAATTGGAAAAGAATAAAAGACTTTCTTGGAACGATTAAGTTGCGAATTTCTTTCTAGTTTTCAATGCatgaatttaaaagtatatctGAACTTGATTATGTTTCGTCTCGCTCGATATGTTTTTGGAATTTCAGGTTGGGAATAAAATGATGTTTGTTGCCTCTTGCCAAAATGTTATACATATCGTCACTCACTCAGAATTCTTCACTCAGAATCACAAATTATCGATTCATAATTAAATGTGAATCTTATAGCTAGTTTAACTACTAGTACGGTAGTAGCACTAACGGAGTTATTTTATCAAGTTGTGAGATGACAGAATTTTgtcatacattatttttgtttatttaccagATAGGTAATCTGACACTTATCAATAAGCCATGAAACTGGCTTTTTACGTTCGGCATTGTACTGAGGGATTGCTATGTTAATCTGCTTGTCAAAATTGGTTCTAGTACCTAATAATGTCATGGttctagtaaataaaaaaaatgcattttttttatgtaaagctACCCAGTTTCCATCTCTTTATTATGGCTACTAAAGCAAGTAAATTAACAATACAAATCAATGAAACCAATTATTATGAAAGCTgaaaaagtcaataaaaatgCTACGACCATCTGCTTCGGACacgaaatgataataattatgacaaGCTGTGCcaattacaattaataacattttcatttgtaCGCGAAATCGTTTTAATTCGACACTTCAATTAATTTGTATCATTAGTGAAAATATTCAACGCAGTAAATCTGTGTAATTGATTTCAAATTTTATGACTCTATTGAAATGATTGAGAGATCAGAATATTAAGTGGTGTTGATgggaaatattaatttgtatggaTTTTTATGGTTTTGTATGGATTTGTATAGGATTTGCATAATGGTACATAGATGGGGCTGTACTGGTATCATCATGGTATAATGATTTGATGTATTAGGCACGctgttttactattattttcaaaatcaatcaaaatcatttaGTCATTTAGATCAATTCATGTTGACACTATGATAGTTATTACAATTACCTAATCTACCAGTGTCTTGGAAAggaggtagagccttatgagagattttatttataagagcAGTAAATATATATGTTAATTGATGTATTTGTTCAATGCCATACTGATACTCAGAAGGGCCTAGAAATGGGCTACCAAACGATAATGATGATTTTGatacagtaattaatattttcttaatttcagATCAAAAACACTCGTACCAACTCATTTGATTTTCAGTATGATTAATAAATCACTGTTATTGAAActcaattttattaatcaactagcaaacccggcgaactccgtttcgccaccaaatggctaggattattcgtttgaatgcgcaaacgatgcaagatatcttcacatatgtcgtctttgtatttgttccataactgcattggttgtgaaggaaaacatgtggtgatgataattgcgaacagcgttcgtatttggtacgcatttgatgaaacaactgaatcggcaagtgttaaatcccaatgagaatcgttctccagcaaacccaatagttgacatgcttctcgatatgtttggcattggtggccattcacagttttcaaatgcgcaaatgattttggtccacgtacatttaccaacagcagtcgcaaataaaaacattcatcatttctaggatgaacagtatacatacgacctagtgcatcagaggaaaacacctgtggccaatctggaactggggtgccttgtttgcgacgttggaatttctttgttgattgattccaagtgtaatacttgggcatttcaacgtacatcagcgtcgctgcgaatggatctgtttcacacattgaaaagaagctagtcaatgttgtcgatggtggtctctcagctcgttgtgcggcattagcctcagtgaagtaaactctttggccattttccaaatgcactgctaaatgtacaactgtgggatatctttcatgaatttgaaatgacaataatcgccacagtgcttcattagtactgacgtatctgcccatttggaagttgctgatttcgtcattcgcattttccgacgcaataccaaacacagccatgtcgctgccttttgtgacgtacttgcacaaatatttgattgatttggccgaatgacaactctcaacgtttgcatgtgtttcgaaaattcgtgatagcagcgggcaatatggtacaatgaattcatttccgatctcaatctcttgattttgaactttgactttaatagttcgaccattatcttcttttgaacgccgacgataaactggatatccatcgtgccctgtgactgtttcagcaactaacggtcgcggatatcgttttgtgcactttccatcagccatgcaaggcgataatggattcaaagcaccgcacggtccatgcaccatctgcgtcgtcacaatgtcgtgtagatggggatcagtgactggatcaggaatttcagctgatatgatgtcatccacttcatttgaatgtaatttgttcagcaaccaaattaggatatgagcatgcggtagtccacgcttctgccattccaccgagtacatataacaacgtgtgtcaccaaaaactcgatacttagtatgcacatccatcataaccttgagtttttgctgaaatactctggcgattatgtcatggcgatcttgcggtttttgtcccggttccatctcacgttcaatttccatccacttcggattgcaagtgaacgtaataaacaaatccggagttccataatttcgcacgtacgtcatagcgtcttgagcgtattcgtgcatgtggcgtgggcttccgatatatgatgatggaagaatcgtcagacgtccaacattctgaacatcgccatctgaatgaatagcatcacgcaagtgtatatagtcctcagatcgtagctttgcctgattgtatcggatgaacgctaaacgttcggtctcgactttgacatacatgtcgacagcgaattgctggaatagccgacggcacttcagaatgacattctcctcatgtgtacgaatcatcaaacgatacgcatagtaattcattgcgcttagatttttattcgttgatacacctgaaaatgcaaaattaaatgaattgttaatagaaaccaataatagcaatataattagtgtgtgaatattttacctgtaattggatcgaccatcttcaacgtgatgtcgtatccgtcttgcccttgccaataaatgattggatattgtaacgcatcgtacaaacgatgtgtctcgtttacacgatgcatgatattgcttcttcgctgaacgacaatgtctcgcgatttagttggatcgccaacaataattgcagcaacatcattaacggtgggtgcattgaatcttcgcacgtgttcacctgttggggtacaatccgctcttatgacaaatttgtgcgtatccgatggcatttgttccaatgctgttttgaacatattaaccacagcgttattagcgtgaaaaaatgcttgcaactgttctataattcgtctctttaactgttgtgttccctgtatattgcaacgcacattcagctgatccaccatcgacgaaataaaatatatttgcagaaattgatgcggctcatccggtgatggcaccattgaaccatgcaaatgatatatttgtccttgtatctgtaattgcaaacaatcatttgttgaagaatacggtgtaacttctgatcgtgtgatggtgtagtgtttggtgtatatgtagtttttattgttgcaattcattttgttagtgtgagtgattggttctgtgtgttgtatcttttaccttgcaagtcggcataaagccgccttctcgaatgatattagctccaaaggaagtcatgcgaaagcagttattgtattcaaggatgtgttgaagaaaatggtaggaatcgtgatcacttccatcgaacaattgtttcagtggctgtggtggtgtaagtaatggatccagtttgacttttccacttgcgcaacacaatccagccgtttctcttttaaactttaacgcattacaatttcggcatacagtcgtcattggtccaatatctaaattttcatcattactgtagttcgcagtgggatcatattggaatgccaagcgattgtatgatgccaatgatcttcgtgtgctcacgcgctgtcttaatcgggcattttctcttattatattttgtcttacttcgcttaagttctgtgaatacacttgttgctggcttgcatgtcttgtgcggcggccgatgttcgcacgtcgtcctctaggcattttggactatggacagagtagtgaatttaacctcaaatgcacgatccacataatttacacagtttaacttaccaccttaaagacaaaatgcctgctgttgaaatcgaataaaaatctgcacaatacacgtaattgatttgttggtttccaattaaaatgttaggaaacgaataacttatattttttacttttttgaacacaataccgttttttcacatgaaattctctgtcaaacaatatatcacgcaccggcaccatctacaatgagtagctgtcaaataaaaatattaaaagaaatacgatacaaatattggtatgtagtacatgctatgtatcagagatggcgctgtatgagaaaaatgattttctctgttttttcgcctttctgttgaattttttcctgaattttctttgctataaacctcgcggagctcgagacctttccaacgaatccaaaaccgtggaaatcggttcgtgcgttctggagttatagcgtcaggaaggaaaacccgacttatttttatatagtagattaATCATCCACCCACAAAAATTGCACAATCATCAACACTGTTCAAATCAAATCAAcacttttaaaatcaaatcaaatcaacaCTGTTCAAATCAATTCAATATCAAATCAACTCACCTCATCCGTTTCACTCGCTCTCACGATACCAAAAATCAGAATCGCGAACAAAAATGCGTTCTTCATGTTGCTAAACAGTCTTTCACTACACTATACACTGTTCGACTAGTCGCAAATTAGTGCGATGAATTGTTAACCAAATGCTGAAATGTAAGACGGCATACTGTTATATATGACTACGCTTCACTGGGCCCGCAGTGGGGTTAGATTATGTGTGGGGAAtattgtatggatgtttgtttgaCGATTTTTTATGGGAAAGGATCATGGGAAATTGGTTTTTTCGTTAAGTAGTTATATTTTGGGAAAGCATGGTAACgtcttaaaatatgtataaaagatttttttattcacttcaAAAAATCttagttaattttttttgacaGCCGCTCgtttctctacaactatcgactatcgaaatcCGGCTAGCTATAGACAAATTTCACACGAAATCGATAGGAACTAttaatttcaaactttttttcTCAGTACCAACTGTATAGACTACAAAATGCAGCTGATGACAAATTTGCGAAACCTCTGCCTTTTGAGACGGACATCTGACGGGTTTTCTACAACAAGATCCTACATCAGTCAAAAAGGAAATTCGAAGGCagtgtaaataaaagaaacaacatGTTCCTGTCTCAGTACTTCTACAGTGACAGTCAGTGCTGACCTAGCGTTGATCGACAACCCTTCATTTTGAAACTGTCTGTCTATCTAGTAAAGGATCGTATCTGTTGACGTGTGTCCATCTGCATGCACCTGCCAGTGGTCCTAAACCTTTTTTATTGACTTTCGAGTTTAACTCAAGTTGgtttgatttcaaaaaaataatttcgataGTCATGAAATTATGCAGatgaaaaaattactttatcaaTGAGTCACTAACTGACcacttttattttacactttacaAAGCATATTTAGTGTTTAAAGAGTACCAAGTGACTGAGAATCACAAGGGTCGTAATTATTCGTAGGCATAATCTTTTTCTTCTATCGACCGTCATTTCTTTTTAGGTAATTTTTCATAGAATTAATCCAACCttatacaacaacaaaaaaaaatcgaaaatataGGCGATATCCAAGGTGTCTTTATTGCAAGCGAAGTCGCGTAACACAATAGTGTGTGCATGTCGTATTAAGTATGCGTTGTTCATTCATGcttattatattgttaacatAGTATCAGCTGCTGCGTCGAGTTAACGAGTTTGTAGAGAACAGATACTATCATAAAGAAATTGTTACTTTCTTCATTCTGGATTAATTGTGATATAGTTATTACTTCACTGCCTGTTATTTAGTCgagaaaagattattttttataacaaatttgtGGAAATTTACTAATtttctagttaaaaataatttagtgtcTTAATCCGAGTTATAAACTACATGTACCCcaaattgtatcaaaatctgttcagtactTTCGGcgtgattttgtaataaacattcaTCTTCACAATCTTTTGCATAGGctctgaaagaatatttttatgtagtcCTTATTAACTGTCACTTAGGTGGAGTAATAGATTAAAAGATGAACTCCTTCTTTATTCTGAGAGTAGATTTttacccaacagtgggacactaatgggtTGGATCTGGCTACTTTTAATCATCCTAGGTGATTATTTATATATAGATGAGTTATATTTGGTCTTATACATTCATCTAAAATGCAGTATCAAATCTTTCTTCAAAGAAAGTAATTGATATATCGTATGAGGAACGAGATTGGAAACTTCAAAGCATTTCTcctaaacaatatattaatatgtgGAAGGAAATAAATAATCCCACCAAGTTTTGGAGTTccattacattttattggttTCGTGTACAAGAGTTGAAGTTTGCCGAAGTTTGTTTCACACCGCTTTTGAAGATTTGTTTTAAGGAATTTCCTTTCGGTTTAGAATCTTGAAACGCACGTATATTTTTCACTTCTCATTTTCATTGTATcgttatgttatgttatattatggtttgtggtcaaccaAATGTCAAATTTGTCCAAGCCTTGTCTTAACCGACCAATGCATTTTAACTGCTGTAAGCTCTTCAagtatagaaaaacaaaaagtatttaatacacatattatgtacaattaagttattttttaatattttagtgacATGTgcaacaatattaaattataataactaatggactttaaaaaacattcttaggttttcgtaaatttttcagcgactgaataaaatattctgaatgtgtctttcaaaacaaataaaaagtatcaaattcaAGACACTTTACTCTCTAATCTTATAATGCTCAGTTATTAAACAACAATCGCaactacaaataataatgaaacaatcaatcaaaatataccaattttaatttaacactgATCAGAAAAAGTGGTCGTAAATTTAACGAGTGTTGCATTTTAGCAGTTCTCGATAATATATCACTTTTTATATCCATTTATCCGTTAAACGTTTCAAATCGTGACAacaaacaataactttaaaatcgTAAAAGTAACGCTAGAGTTTTTGTCGTCGCGTGATgagtaataaagaaaaaaataattattagttttttacgAAGGTTGAGCACCCCTGGCGTGTTGTCTTGGGACACCTGTCTACGTTGATGGTTAAACTTTTTTAGAGATCGTTAATTGCAAAATTGTATGTTTTAGCTCCGATTGCATGTGAAGTAAGTTTATTGGAAACTTATTATTGATAGAATGCGTTACGTGattaaagttgtttattatCTTGTGAGGCTCATAGCTGCGCTGATTGGTTGATAAACGATTGATGAGGTTAGCAACCTTTGGTAAGAGTAGACATAGTTTATACTTTTTACGTAGGCTATGAGAAAAGTTGTAAAAAGTGCAGTCTTTGCATTTCAACAATTCTTCTACTAACGTAACGAAAAATTCAATTACAAAATAGTACCTTCATCCAAATTTTTTGTACAGTGGGTCATTTATTAATGTGTTGTCGGGTATATTTCTAGTAGTACTCTCTAACACAATAGCAACaattgggaattttcttcctgcTTATCAATGCAAAAAAATTCCCAATAGTCGCCTCGGTGACAATAATTGTAGAGGGGACATTTGGGAATATACCACATTGACACCACATTTATGGACTGTATCTTGATAATAATACATCTCAATAACAGTACCTACCCATTAAATCACTTCATCAAATTAAACATGATTTCTGAATTAGCTTTCGTCCCAAAATATTATAAGCCTCCAGACGAATTTACGACTTATaacgaaattaattttgttcagAAATTTTAATAACGTTCTCACAAAGATGAATCGCTAAATAATGACGTAGGTACCATTATTCCtccattttatattaatttggaaGGCATGTTGTATTCGTACTAAACAAGGAGTGTCAGGTAAAACTGGAAAGTTGAATAATTATGCCATGATGACTTGATTTCGTGCAGCTTCTTATTGTTGTGAAGGAATAAAGGGAATTTTTGGAGAACAAAATTtggtttcgtgtttattttacgtaataCTTCCCCCAGTGACTTAAAACTttgaagaaaagaaaattaacaaataatatttggtgttctgacaataatataataataatctagaaAAAACCTGTGGAAGCAAAACTCACACTAAAAGGCCAGGCGCAGGTGAGCTCTCCGTAGCACGGAGGTTTACAAACgtcaacttcctaactctgggCAATTCACTAAGCATTTCTTGcaaggatattttttttgcttggCCCGGTATTCAACCCATCGTAACAGTCATAATACTACCGACCTCGCCACAGAAGCAGTCCAATTAGTAACAGTAGTAGccaacatattttataaaatcacaaatattcgtttaaaataattcctaTTGCACCTAATCACGAAATAAAATctcattataaaatttaaacctTCAAACTTAGACACTTGATTGATAAATTGGAAATCATCCACGCACTAAAAATAAACGCAATACAAATTTCTTTCATGTATATTCCTACACATTATAGATGGATAATTAACGTTGCTGGCATTCGCTCGCGTGTCCACTATATCGTGACTTACTTTCCACGTGAAACATTTGCAAGATCATTGTGGCTGGAAAGTATTTTTCTAGAGTTCCTTTTAGATCGAAGATTAAAGCCAAATTAAAGGCAGTCAGATTTTATCTAtttcatttttctttacattattaCGTTAGTATAAATTTCACAATCCTAACCGTCATCTTAATGATAAAATCCAACAACTAAATTACTACGATTTCATGCCTAAAAGGAAATTTAAGATTGACGTACACCAATACGACTGTTCTGATTCTATGAGTAGGAAAGATATCTTTATAACTATTTAGACAATATCTGACAATGTCCATAATTTTTAATGGGCTTGAGATAGATAAAACTATATACACTGTTATGTTCTATGATGCGAACGTAATTGTTAACTAAAGGATATTATCATTACAGATAACAGTATAAAATTGTCACCTCTCATCTGTATAGCTTAAAGAAAATTAGTTCAAGTCGTTCTTATAAAACGGGTTGTTGCTGACTTTTACCATCGTCCTTTTAAATCGTCAGAACTAGTTCTTTACTGatcgttattttaaattgccGAAAACAAAGTCTACCATATAACTGATAAGACGAGACGAGACATATAAGAAAAAACCACAACAAAAGTAGCCTTAGCAAGTTGGGACCAATAATAACGCCTTGCGGTACTCCAGCTGTTGCCCAATGTTGTGCCGTGTTATGAGTATATTTTTAGCTACTTTTTCCTTAAGGGCTGGCTTGAATGTCAAGTGTGTACTCGTAATTGATTTTAGGGATTCGTGGATCTTTGTTAATTGAGATATTATGGTTGTTTGGTTATTGTTTCGTGATTCTTGATAGATATTTTTGATAACTTTATTCTTGCATTAGTATGCTTTCTGgaactttaattttattgtatgactTAATTGTATTTTACGTAGAATAGGGTCAATACTGAAAAGATTATTATTGAAAAGTCtgaataatataacttttacaCTTTCATGTATCTTGATTGTTAAGCTTACGCGCAGTAATACATTAAATACCATGTTCTTAACGTTTTGGGACAAGTTGCTGTGACTACTTGTACTTACGATGAGCTCAAACATCAAGTACCAAAAGTATTCATGATcgtaataatttcattataatattagacaaTACAGACAGGATATTGTCTCTACAACATCAAGTAACTTGCAAAATACCGAGAATATTTTCATTATCACTATATTGAACGCAAACTTTTGCTTAATCTTTCTTCAAACAAACTTTGTTATTACCAACACTTCTATCATTAAGTTTTGCTAGTTTATCTTCCTTTACTAATAAGAGTTaaggctttaaaaatatttgttcaacgCAATCTGTTTAGTTACCCTTTCCCAGGCTTTTAGTGAAATAGGgatgatacattttatagtaggtaaaataagttaaaaatattgggTACATAACTTTTTCcctcatttttatatgagtttcattAGCCCATACTTCCATTGCTAAGCAAAGGTTTTCTCTAGATTTTTATCCGGCTTAGATAGGTGTCAAAGTCGTCCAAACTCCtttaaactgaaaaaaaatatgtcgatAGCGCTAGAAAAATTACGTGGTACGTGTCATCACAAATTTACATAGTTTACACTAAGTTACACTATGtgggtaattatttttatcatctaTCTGGCAATCTGAATTCAATTATGCCCTCTTTATAAAAACTAGCTTTGAGTAGGATATCGATGACCCTATTCCCCTAAAAGCCCTAATTACTTAATCTAAAAGGCTAATAGGAAGTTTTGtagttattgttataaattctATGATAGCTTTTAAAGtctttactaatattgttattcTTATCTAAATTGTGTTGATGTTTTAGTCTAGATCGTTCACTGTGTCTATTTATTTCGACTTTAACTCTTGAAATACTAAGccttaacttaattttaattaaacggtTATTGCGTTTTATCGGATAGTAATAGATATATAGTTCTAAACTACATAAACATAgttaaacaatcaaaataaatattattttcgtatcatattttcaaaataatggcTTGTAAAATTTCCTCAAAAAATCTTTATCTCACAAGTTAGTTCACCAATAAGGTccaaagaatataatttttttgtttgagaatCTTTGCTACGTCGATTTCCTTTGATAGAAATACTAATATTTAGTCGTGTagagatatttattaattatcagGATATCATTTTTCAGCCTATAAATCATTGTATGATAGCTTTAAAAGAAACAATGACAGTAGCGTGTAGTAGCAATTAACACCTTTAATCCA from Anticarsia gemmatalis isolate Benzon Research Colony breed Stoneville strain chromosome 24, ilAntGemm2 primary, whole genome shotgun sequence encodes the following:
- the LOC142983461 gene encoding uncharacterized protein LOC142983461, producing the protein MNYYAYRLMIRTHEENVILKCRRLFQQFAVDMYVKVETERLAFIRYNQAKLRSEDYIHLRDAIHSDGDVQNVGRLTILPSSYIGSPRHMHEYAQDAMTYVRNYGTPDLFITFTCNPKWMEIEREMEPGQKPQDRHDIIARVFQQKLKVMMDVHTKYRVFGDTRCYMYSVEWQKRGLPHAHILIWLLNKLHSNEVDDIISAEIPDPVTDPHLHDIVTTQMVHGPCGALNPLSPCMADGKCTKRYPRPLVAETVTGHDGYPVYRRRSKEDNGRTIKVKVQNQEIEIGNEFIVPYCPLLSRIFETHANVESCHSAKSIKYLCKYVTKGSDMAVFGIASENANDEISNFQMGRYVSTNEALWRLLSFQIHERYPTVVHLAVHLENGQRVYFTEANAAQRAERPPSTTLTSFFSMCETDPFAATLMYVEMPKYYTWNQSTKKFQRRKQGTPVPDWPQVFSSDALGRMYTVHPRNDECFYLRLLLVNVRGPKSFAHLKTVNGHQCQTYREACQLLGLLENDSHWDLTLADSVVSSNAYQIRTLFAIIITTCFPSQPMQLWNKYKDDICEDILHRLRIQTNNPSHLVAKRSSPGLLVD